A region of Pyxidicoccus parkwaysis DNA encodes the following proteins:
- a CDS encoding nicotinate phosphoribosyltransferase — MSTSLLATDGYKFSMAEAGWPLRQETFYYSHRKGGLQVMPLDLAAFVKALLPEPTPEDYEFLARYDYEMGVGFKAAILRKERLTVRAIPRGALFYPREPILTLTGPSALVSWVEPLLLQLNYRIQVATLALSDRDALARALASVTCEEQKAIALETLDAVGVKPVPITVDSEGYLRRVRAGVKELVDIVEDPARIFEVGLRAATCQEHHELALRACKDAGVQRTSNVEGARKLGMIPVGTMGHEHVQRFGSDEAAFRAMRERRPSRSSYLLDTFDTLTSGIPAAFQLIREDPSAQDSIRFDSGNKKLQYLYAVTRARDAGIRPVNILEDGLDAQATREFEDLRRQVGWEPSAQFYGYGGHIVARTMDCPLTRDRVAAIYKLSRTGNTPVMKFGNELAEGKQSIPGTPVLFRRRHGSGPIGLVGQEGEPVPEGYFPLMESSSEAPSLVGAQEAASEARVAYTPATQALVEELTRRHFPRGR, encoded by the coding sequence ATGTCGACCTCGCTGCTCGCGACGGATGGCTACAAGTTCAGCATGGCGGAGGCCGGCTGGCCCCTGCGCCAGGAGACCTTCTACTACTCGCACCGCAAGGGCGGTCTCCAGGTCATGCCCCTGGACCTCGCCGCCTTCGTCAAGGCGCTGCTCCCCGAGCCCACCCCCGAGGACTACGAGTTCCTCGCCCGCTACGACTACGAGATGGGCGTCGGCTTCAAGGCCGCCATCCTCCGAAAGGAGCGGCTCACCGTCCGCGCCATCCCTCGCGGCGCGCTCTTCTACCCCCGCGAGCCCATCCTCACCCTCACCGGCCCCTCCGCCCTCGTCTCCTGGGTAGAGCCGTTGCTCCTGCAGCTCAACTACCGCATCCAGGTGGCCACCCTGGCGCTCTCGGACCGCGACGCGCTGGCCCGCGCCCTGGCCTCCGTCACCTGCGAGGAGCAGAAGGCCATCGCCCTGGAGACGCTCGACGCCGTCGGCGTGAAGCCCGTCCCCATCACCGTGGACTCCGAGGGCTACCTGCGCCGCGTGCGCGCCGGCGTGAAGGAGCTCGTCGACATCGTCGAGGACCCCGCGCGCATCTTCGAGGTGGGCCTGCGCGCCGCCACCTGCCAGGAGCACCACGAGCTGGCCCTGCGCGCCTGCAAGGATGCCGGCGTCCAGCGCACCAGCAACGTCGAGGGCGCGCGCAAGCTGGGCATGATTCCCGTGGGCACCATGGGCCACGAGCACGTGCAGCGCTTCGGTTCGGACGAGGCCGCCTTCCGCGCCATGCGCGAGCGCCGCCCCAGCCGCTCCAGCTACCTGCTCGACACCTTCGACACGCTCACCTCCGGCATCCCCGCCGCCTTCCAGCTCATCCGCGAGGACCCGTCCGCGCAGGACTCCATCCGCTTCGACTCCGGCAACAAGAAGCTCCAGTACCTCTACGCCGTCACCCGCGCGCGCGACGCCGGCATCCGCCCCGTCAACATCCTCGAGGACGGCCTGGACGCGCAGGCCACCCGCGAGTTCGAGGACCTGCGCCGCCAGGTGGGCTGGGAGCCCTCCGCCCAGTTCTACGGCTACGGCGGACACATCGTCGCGCGCACCATGGACTGCCCCCTCACCCGGGACAGGGTCGCCGCCATCTACAAGCTGTCCCGCACCGGCAACACGCCCGTCATGAAGTTCGGCAACGAGCTGGCCGAGGGCAAGCAGAGCATCCCCGGCACGCCCGTCCTCTTCCGCCGCCGCCATGGCTCCGGGCCCATCGGGCTCGTGGGCCAGGAGGGCGAGCCGGTACCCGAGGGCTACTTCCCCCTCATGGAGAGCTCCTCCGAGGCGCCTTCGCTCGTGGGCGCGCAGGAGGCCGCCTCAGAGGCGCGCGTCGCCTACACCCCGGCCACCCAGGCGCTCGTGGAGGAGCTGACGCGCCGCCACTTCCCCCGCGGCCGCTGA
- a CDS encoding imm11 family protein, with protein sequence MGAAPKLPGGPWFTGARIRIQVPQPLQYTLSSTYRGTPKAFYGPGVPLIRNDLLGALREAGVDNFELFDAVVKDPVTGQELHDYKAFNVLGLVAAADMDKSRRAPINPDSEMIDVFFDSLVIDPSKSQGLLMFRLAQSVNAIIVHEQVKQAVEKRGIPGMVFYKPEDWSG encoded by the coding sequence ATGGGGGCGGCACCGAAGTTGCCGGGTGGCCCCTGGTTCACTGGTGCGCGGATCCGGATCCAGGTGCCCCAGCCGCTCCAGTACACCTTGAGTTCCACGTACCGTGGCACGCCGAAGGCTTTCTATGGTCCGGGTGTTCCTCTCATCCGAAACGACCTGCTGGGGGCGTTGCGGGAGGCGGGTGTGGACAACTTCGAGCTCTTCGACGCGGTGGTGAAGGACCCCGTCACCGGACAGGAACTCCATGACTACAAGGCCTTCAACGTGCTGGGCCTCGTTGCCGCGGCCGACATGGACAAGTCCCGGCGGGCGCCCATCAATCCAGACTCGGAGATGATAGACGTCTTCTTCGACAGCCTCGTCATCGATCCCTCGAAGAGTCAGGGATTGCTCATGTTCCGCCTGGCCCAGAGCGTGAATGCCATCATCGTGCATGAGCAGGTCAAGCAGGCCGTCGAGAAGCGGGGCATTCCAGGGATGGTCTTCTACAAGCCGGAGGACTGGTCCGGCTGA
- a CDS encoding nicotinamidase has product MPLPMPRFHDAARAGQLQLERGAEVAEEARRYAAEHRIRPAREDKLRIAAFGIDVQVAFCTPGASLFVPGAVEDTQRALRFLYSHLDRITGLVFSLDTHRAFQIFHPSWWRDAEGRPPAPLSVITSADVRAGRWQATRHPEESLAYCERLEASGRYVLTIWPYHALLGGLSHALVPAVYEASLFHALVRDTPTHFELKGEHPLTENYSVLSPEVTEVKGQKVGEFNTRLFEHLMSFDRVYVFGQAKSHCVLSTLQDLRQHIERTDRSKMGRIFILEDAMSPVPAPPLTPLPPALDFPRVADAAVEDFRSAGMRVVRTTDPLDG; this is encoded by the coding sequence ATGCCCCTGCCCATGCCCCGCTTCCATGACGCCGCGCGCGCCGGCCAGCTCCAACTGGAGCGCGGCGCAGAGGTCGCCGAGGAGGCCCGCCGCTACGCCGCCGAGCACCGCATCCGCCCCGCTCGCGAGGACAAGCTCCGCATCGCCGCCTTCGGCATCGACGTGCAGGTGGCCTTCTGCACCCCTGGCGCCAGCCTCTTCGTCCCCGGCGCCGTCGAGGACACGCAGCGCGCGCTGCGTTTCCTCTACTCACACCTGGACCGCATCACCGGGCTGGTCTTCTCGCTCGACACCCACCGGGCCTTCCAAATCTTCCACCCCTCCTGGTGGCGCGACGCGGAGGGGCGGCCTCCCGCGCCGCTGTCTGTGATTACGTCGGCGGATGTGCGTGCGGGGCGCTGGCAGGCCACCCGGCATCCGGAGGAGAGCCTCGCCTACTGCGAGCGGCTGGAGGCCAGCGGCCGGTATGTGCTCACCATCTGGCCCTACCACGCGCTGCTCGGGGGCCTCAGTCACGCGCTGGTGCCCGCCGTCTATGAGGCGAGCCTCTTCCACGCCCTCGTGCGCGACACGCCCACCCACTTCGAGCTCAAGGGCGAGCACCCCCTCACGGAGAACTACTCCGTCCTCTCCCCCGAGGTGACGGAGGTGAAGGGGCAGAAGGTGGGCGAATTCAACACGCGCCTCTTCGAGCACCTCATGTCGTTCGACCGCGTGTATGTCTTCGGGCAGGCCAAGTCCCACTGTGTCCTGTCCACGCTGCAGGACTTGAGGCAGCACATCGAGCGGACGGACCGCTCGAAGATGGGGCGCATCTTCATCCTGGAAGACGCGATGAGCCCCGTGCCCGCGCCCCCGCTGACGCCGCTGCCCCCCGCGCTGGACTTCCCCCGCGTGGCGGACGCCGCCGTCGAGGACTTCCGCTCGGCCGGCATGCGGGTGGTGAGGACGACGGACCCCCTCGACGGCTGA
- the tssI gene encoding type VI secretion system Vgr family protein: protein MSRANSPAFSVQVGAFGPEALSVSGISGTEGVSRLYDFRVDFFTKDGEPLTVADLVGKDALLTLSVRDGSPRYVHGVVREVESPGLKTGRRRYRAHVVPKLWRLSQVHKSRIFQNKSVPDILKAVLGEGGIEVRLALSGSYAAREYCVQYRESDFAFVSRLMEWEGIFYFFEHTDSGHTLVLGDKPSAHAPLTQGQTLPLRPRLGKEAVDGEFVYALEVVHRLRPGAVHLKDFDFEKPALDISGKGKASEGVAALEIYDYPAGYVAPGVGKAAAGVRAEAAGMGGRTLTGEAIAPRLTPGFLLELDAPEDGTFAGEYLITEVVHSGMQPDVSGGSESLQGLYRNQFHLLPKAVPFRPRRLTPLPQIAGPQTATVTGPAGEEIHTDSHGRIKVQFHWDREGKKDEKSSCWVRVGQPWGGPAWGDVWLPRIGQEVIIRFLEGDPDRPLVAGAVYNGTNTVPYGLPGEKTKSTRKSASSLGSNGFNEVRIEDAAGEEEVFTHAQKDEELITENDKDQQVRGYEDLLVKKDRKRTVEGNQELRVGGEDVGVVEGNQTLLVQGNRSTKTTESHSERVEGNQVMTVGGNLTVLVTKASSEDVFAAKATTIGGAYSVNVALAYNEATGAARMIQIGAAHTEHVLGVRQETVVKDKTVDVGMGFDIRTKGQLTLNIGKDWSEEMGKTSTLWVKEPMNGVAKKFELKADTFNLLVGGNLILKMEKSGDVTFAVKTLTLDGKDVKVKAGKKVKMEAAGSLKSDKRDEKTLEHLKDPDPLKVEFTLKDTDGKPIKDQPFELHMPDGTVKKGRIDGSGKGVVEKVPPGDYRVVFPEMTGRVNKGA from the coding sequence ATGTCACGAGCGAATTCGCCTGCGTTCTCCGTGCAGGTCGGTGCATTCGGCCCCGAGGCCCTCAGTGTGTCCGGAATCTCCGGCACGGAGGGCGTCAGCCGTTTGTACGACTTCCGGGTCGACTTCTTCACGAAGGACGGCGAGCCACTGACGGTGGCGGACCTGGTGGGCAAGGACGCGCTGCTGACGCTGTCGGTGCGAGACGGCAGCCCGCGCTACGTGCACGGCGTGGTGCGCGAGGTGGAGTCGCCAGGCCTGAAGACGGGCCGCCGCCGCTACCGCGCCCACGTGGTGCCCAAGCTGTGGCGCCTGTCACAGGTGCACAAGAGTCGCATCTTCCAGAACAAGAGCGTGCCGGACATCCTCAAGGCCGTGCTCGGCGAGGGCGGCATCGAGGTGCGGCTGGCGCTCAGCGGCAGCTACGCGGCGCGCGAGTACTGCGTGCAGTACCGCGAGAGCGACTTCGCCTTCGTCAGCCGGCTGATGGAGTGGGAGGGCATCTTCTACTTCTTCGAGCACACCGACTCCGGCCACACGCTGGTGCTGGGGGACAAGCCCTCCGCGCACGCGCCGCTGACGCAGGGCCAGACGCTGCCCTTGCGCCCGCGCCTGGGCAAGGAGGCGGTGGACGGCGAGTTCGTCTACGCGCTGGAGGTGGTGCACCGCTTGCGCCCCGGCGCGGTGCACCTGAAGGACTTCGACTTCGAGAAGCCCGCGCTGGACATCTCCGGCAAGGGCAAGGCGTCCGAGGGCGTGGCGGCGCTCGAAATCTACGACTACCCGGCCGGCTACGTGGCGCCGGGCGTGGGCAAGGCAGCCGCAGGCGTGCGCGCGGAGGCCGCGGGCATGGGCGGGCGCACGCTGACGGGGGAGGCCATCGCCCCTCGGCTGACGCCCGGCTTCCTGCTGGAGTTGGACGCGCCCGAGGACGGCACCTTCGCGGGCGAGTACCTCATCACCGAGGTGGTGCACTCGGGCATGCAGCCGGACGTGTCCGGCGGCAGCGAGTCCCTGCAGGGCCTCTACCGCAACCAGTTCCACCTCTTGCCCAAGGCGGTGCCCTTCCGGCCGCGCCGGCTGACGCCGCTGCCGCAAATCGCGGGGCCGCAGACGGCCACGGTGACGGGCCCGGCGGGCGAGGAAATCCACACGGACTCGCACGGCCGCATCAAGGTGCAGTTCCACTGGGACCGCGAGGGCAAGAAGGACGAGAAGTCCTCGTGCTGGGTGCGCGTGGGCCAGCCGTGGGGCGGACCGGCGTGGGGTGACGTGTGGCTGCCGCGCATCGGCCAGGAGGTCATCATCCGCTTCCTGGAGGGAGACCCGGACCGGCCGCTGGTGGCGGGCGCCGTGTACAACGGCACCAATACGGTGCCGTATGGGCTGCCGGGCGAGAAGACGAAGTCCACGCGCAAGAGCGCCTCCAGCCTGGGCAGCAACGGCTTCAACGAGGTGCGCATCGAAGACGCGGCGGGCGAGGAGGAGGTCTTCACCCACGCGCAGAAGGACGAAGAGCTCATCACGGAGAACGACAAGGACCAGCAGGTGCGCGGGTACGAGGACCTGCTGGTGAAGAAGGACCGCAAGCGCACGGTGGAGGGCAACCAGGAGCTGCGCGTGGGCGGCGAGGACGTCGGCGTCGTGGAGGGCAACCAGACGCTGCTGGTGCAGGGCAACCGCTCCACGAAGACGACGGAGTCCCATTCCGAGAGAGTGGAGGGCAACCAGGTGATGACGGTGGGGGGCAACCTCACCGTGCTGGTGACCAAGGCCAGCTCGGAGGACGTGTTCGCGGCGAAGGCCACCACCATTGGTGGGGCGTACAGCGTCAACGTGGCGCTGGCCTACAACGAGGCCACCGGCGCCGCGCGCATGATTCAGATTGGCGCCGCGCACACCGAGCACGTGCTGGGCGTCCGGCAGGAGACGGTGGTCAAGGACAAGACCGTGGACGTGGGCATGGGCTTCGACATCCGCACCAAGGGTCAGCTCACGCTCAACATCGGCAAGGACTGGTCCGAGGAGATGGGCAAGACGTCCACCCTCTGGGTGAAGGAGCCCATGAACGGCGTGGCGAAGAAGTTCGAGTTGAAGGCGGACACCTTCAACCTGCTCGTCGGCGGCAACCTCATCCTGAAGATGGAGAAGTCCGGCGACGTGACGTTCGCCGTGAAGACGCTCACGTTGGACGGCAAGGACGTGAAGGTGAAGGCAGGGAAGAAGGTGAAGATGGAGGCGGCGGGCTCGCTGAAGAGCGACAAGCGCGACGAGAAGACGCTGGAGCACCTCAAGGACCCGGACCCCCTCAAGGTGGAGTTCACGCTCAAGGACACCGACGGCAAGCCCATCAAGGACCAGCCCTTCGAACTGCACATGCCGGACGGCACCGTCAAGAAGGGCCGCATCGACGGCAGCGGCAAGGGCGTGGTGGAGAAGGTTCCCCCCGGTGATTACCGCGTCGTCTTCCCCGAGATGACGGGACGAGTGAACAAGGGCGCCTGA
- a CDS encoding DUF4150 domain-containing protein, with protein MGTTVFANGRGVATEDSGGQSMVFPDVCKTPSPGGPVPLPYPNTGLSSDTSKGPKKVTVNGKMPMVKGAEYKSTSGDEAGTAGGGVVSGSTKGPAEFMLYSFNVKFEGRNVCRLGDPLFHNKKNIMG; from the coding sequence ATGGGAACGACGGTCTTCGCCAACGGCCGGGGCGTCGCGACGGAGGACAGCGGAGGGCAGAGCATGGTCTTCCCGGACGTCTGCAAGACGCCGTCTCCCGGCGGCCCCGTGCCGCTGCCCTATCCGAACACGGGCCTTTCCTCGGACACGTCCAAGGGGCCGAAGAAGGTCACCGTCAACGGGAAGATGCCCATGGTGAAGGGCGCCGAGTACAAGAGCACCAGCGGGGACGAGGCGGGGACCGCGGGCGGCGGCGTGGTGAGCGGCTCAACCAAGGGGCCCGCGGAGTTCATGTTGTATTCCTTCAACGTGAAGTTCGAAGGCAGGAATGTCTGCCGTCTGGGGGACCCGCTCTTTCACAACAAGAAGAACATCATGGGCTGA
- a CDS encoding AHH domain-containing protein → MEMLEKIAQAFADEVKAKCPFQEDSAAVASLEEEPESIEDDDRDSVVEMQANNGGILGENLAQASPGKAGTVGGPCPPPKTTAEKQQDTDRAGVKVHVPGADGVEDKVLPFTVAAHHLIPGNASLKESHLYEFMKKGGKVQSVSGKSWTISAYVGYNINGSHNGVWLPGSYAIRAGKTELKDTWSVLRASKPNWCINYAASVVKVAGGQFHDTHTIYSEKVQETLDKIAVSLFAHVDVCEECQKKDELPPPYLVKDTLYAISAYLRPILQGHPSTWKSPWFASDKLRDEIFSGSTVSKGFMDAYKTARRYLKRSVEDDHVNA, encoded by the coding sequence ATGGAGATGCTCGAGAAGATTGCTCAAGCCTTCGCGGATGAGGTCAAGGCGAAGTGCCCGTTCCAGGAGGACTCGGCCGCGGTGGCGTCACTGGAGGAGGAGCCCGAGAGCATCGAGGACGATGACCGGGACTCGGTCGTGGAGATGCAGGCCAACAATGGAGGCATCCTGGGGGAGAACCTGGCCCAGGCGTCGCCCGGCAAGGCGGGCACCGTGGGCGGGCCGTGTCCTCCTCCAAAGACGACCGCAGAGAAGCAGCAGGATACCGACCGCGCTGGCGTCAAGGTGCATGTGCCAGGAGCGGATGGCGTGGAGGACAAGGTGTTGCCGTTCACGGTGGCGGCGCACCATTTAATTCCTGGCAATGCCTCGCTCAAGGAAAGTCATCTGTATGAGTTCATGAAGAAGGGCGGCAAGGTCCAGTCTGTCAGTGGCAAGTCGTGGACCATTTCCGCGTACGTGGGCTACAACATCAACGGAAGCCATAACGGCGTATGGCTGCCCGGGAGCTATGCCATCCGCGCTGGCAAGACCGAGCTGAAGGACACGTGGTCCGTGCTCCGTGCCTCCAAGCCCAACTGGTGCATCAACTATGCGGCCTCCGTGGTCAAGGTTGCTGGCGGGCAATTCCATGACACGCACACCATTTATAGCGAGAAGGTGCAGGAGACGCTGGATAAGATCGCAGTGAGTCTTTTCGCCCACGTTGATGTCTGTGAAGAATGCCAGAAGAAGGACGAGCTGCCGCCTCCCTATCTCGTCAAGGACACGCTGTACGCCATCTCTGCCTATCTCAGACCGATACTCCAGGGCCATCCCAGCACCTGGAAGTCCCCCTGGTTCGCGAGTGACAAGTTGCGGGATGAGATCTTCTCGGGCTCCACTGTGTCGAAGGGCTTCATGGATGCCTACAAAACCGCGCGTAGGTATCTGAAGCGCTCCGTGGAAGATGACCACGTGAATGCTTGA
- a CDS encoding DUF2169 family type VI secretion system accessory protein → MLQVKNETPFVPGLSIFPDEEGVDTVYLTVKATFRFVADTLEVAGAQPPLVLDDTYWGEPGASSLKYASEVHLLKPGTDVVLVGDAFAPGGRPVSSCLVSVRVGPLQRTLTVFGDRQWKGGVMSPRSSTPEPFVRMPLRYERAFGGTHVQEGGQGEVLAAPRNPVGRGFRGKRSASEMLNLPLPNVEDPRALIHGISDVPEPAGVGYVAPSWLPRKALAGTYDEAWRTGRAPYLPVDFNPDYFRAASPGLSAAGFLGGGEPVELRNVSPSGIVRLSLPRCEFDITARIAGRSQQARMRLETVLLEPGEERLSLLWRGAMSCDKEVLKVEGARFRLKSLAGAKGAV, encoded by the coding sequence GTGCTCCAGGTGAAGAACGAGACTCCCTTCGTACCGGGCCTTTCCATCTTCCCGGACGAGGAGGGTGTGGACACGGTGTACCTGACGGTGAAGGCGACCTTCCGCTTTGTTGCTGACACGCTCGAAGTGGCGGGAGCGCAGCCACCACTGGTGCTCGACGACACGTACTGGGGAGAGCCAGGGGCCTCCAGCTTGAAGTACGCGAGCGAGGTTCACCTTCTCAAGCCAGGCACGGATGTGGTGCTGGTGGGCGACGCCTTCGCGCCGGGCGGCCGGCCCGTCTCTTCGTGTCTCGTCTCGGTCCGCGTGGGCCCGTTGCAGCGCACTCTCACGGTCTTCGGAGACCGGCAATGGAAGGGCGGGGTGATGTCGCCACGCAGCTCCACGCCCGAGCCATTCGTGAGGATGCCGCTGCGCTACGAGCGCGCATTCGGGGGAACCCATGTACAGGAGGGAGGCCAGGGCGAGGTGCTTGCCGCGCCGAGGAACCCCGTGGGGCGCGGCTTTCGAGGCAAGCGCAGCGCCTCGGAGATGTTGAACCTGCCACTGCCGAACGTGGAGGACCCCCGCGCGCTCATACATGGCATCTCGGATGTGCCCGAACCCGCGGGAGTGGGGTACGTCGCGCCGTCATGGCTGCCGCGCAAGGCGCTGGCGGGGACCTACGACGAAGCGTGGCGGACCGGGCGCGCGCCCTACCTGCCCGTGGACTTCAACCCGGACTACTTCCGCGCCGCCAGCCCGGGCCTGAGCGCCGCGGGCTTCCTGGGAGGCGGCGAGCCCGTGGAGCTTCGCAACGTGTCTCCTTCGGGCATCGTTCGGCTGAGCCTGCCCCGGTGCGAATTCGACATCACCGCGAGGATTGCCGGCCGCTCACAACAGGCGCGCATGCGGCTGGAGACCGTGCTGCTGGAGCCGGGCGAGGAGCGGCTGAGCCTCCTGTGGCGGGGGGCCATGTCGTGCGACAAGGAGGTGTTGAAGGTCGAGGGGGCCCGCTTCCGCCTCAAGTCACTGGCCGGTGCGAAGGGAGCCGTCTGA
- a CDS encoding energy transducer TonB family protein, which produces MSPAPSRRLLFALAASLGVHGLLWLLLGLGETRTVGRAPETVTEVASRMEWVEVEVDGPSERARLAEQPSPVPSTPRATEPAVVPNPTAPSEPQPAQVMERPRSDASRVDSTRAAAAGAAVSARSEDAQRSELPSRDEAAQADLSPTDLPRADAPRVDPVPSPTSQASLLPMDAPRADSRSTDTPRADAPRADLHATDIPHAEPTGARLLLATRAVTPHTDRSAPVAVLDAGVPDPYAPPTAQDLVQDLVAEGVGRGKVERGLVHPYFSQLGKVLVKVWDADRSVKEHGLQGYFDMGMERGRAYSRIWMERAEHYGSSGSFGAKDTPESDRRRPVSTVGDPTLRARQEMRTKMREEFRATRRATIRVEQDTQGRLLDVRLVNPSHQPEVDQEAIKDVRTAAEKLPPPPPEAVGSRERIVSIWQFELIISISPPIPTFTFEFDEALGFIDTRLPLDKRIYKRVRLVEIR; this is translated from the coding sequence ATGTCGCCGGCCCCCTCTCGACGACTCCTCTTCGCGCTAGCCGCCAGCCTGGGCGTCCATGGGCTCCTGTGGCTCCTGCTGGGGCTGGGAGAGACGCGCACGGTGGGCCGGGCTCCGGAGACGGTGACGGAGGTGGCGTCCCGGATGGAGTGGGTCGAGGTGGAGGTGGACGGGCCGTCGGAGCGTGCTCGCCTTGCCGAGCAGCCGTCTCCCGTGCCGAGCACGCCGCGAGCCACCGAGCCGGCCGTGGTGCCCAATCCAACCGCGCCGTCGGAGCCGCAGCCGGCGCAAGTCATGGAGAGGCCTCGCTCGGATGCCTCGCGTGTGGACTCAACACGCGCTGCCGCGGCCGGAGCCGCCGTATCCGCGCGCTCCGAAGACGCACAGCGCTCGGAACTTCCGTCGCGTGACGAAGCCGCGCAAGCGGACCTGTCCCCCACGGACCTGCCCCGCGCGGATGCACCGCGCGTCGACCCGGTCCCCTCCCCCACATCGCAAGCGAGCCTGTTGCCCATGGACGCTCCGCGAGCGGACTCGCGCTCCACGGACACACCCCGCGCGGATGCGCCGCGCGCCGACCTGCATGCCACGGACATTCCCCACGCGGAGCCCACGGGTGCACGGTTGCTGCTCGCAACGCGCGCGGTGACACCGCACACGGACCGGAGTGCACCGGTGGCCGTGCTCGACGCGGGAGTCCCCGACCCGTACGCGCCGCCGACGGCACAGGACCTCGTGCAGGACCTCGTCGCGGAGGGCGTGGGCCGGGGCAAGGTGGAGCGCGGACTCGTGCACCCGTACTTCAGCCAGCTCGGCAAGGTGCTGGTGAAGGTCTGGGACGCGGACCGCTCCGTAAAGGAGCACGGCCTGCAGGGCTACTTCGACATGGGCATGGAGCGGGGCCGCGCGTACTCGCGCATCTGGATGGAGCGCGCGGAGCACTACGGCTCATCGGGCTCCTTCGGCGCGAAGGACACGCCGGAGTCCGACAGGCGCCGTCCTGTGAGCACCGTGGGAGACCCCACGCTCCGCGCCCGTCAGGAGATGCGCACGAAGATGCGCGAGGAGTTCCGAGCCACCCGCCGCGCCACCATCCGCGTCGAGCAGGACACGCAGGGCAGACTGCTGGACGTGAGGCTCGTGAATCCGAGCCACCAACCCGAGGTCGACCAGGAAGCCATCAAGGACGTGCGCACGGCGGCGGAGAAACTGCCTCCGCCACCACCGGAAGCGGTGGGAAGCCGCGAGCGCATCGTCAGCATCTGGCAGTTCGAGCTGATCATCTCCATCAGCCCTCCCATTCCCACCTTCACCTTCGAGTTCGACGAAGCGCTCGGCTTCATCGACACGCGCCTGCCCTTGGACAAGCGCATCTACAAGCGCGTGCGGCTTGTGGAGATCCGCTGA